The following proteins are co-located in the Verrucomicrobiia bacterium genome:
- a CDS encoding FxLYD domain-containing protein: MYLVTDNKCTCANCNAVIDYYTSQVGQIVECPACGEKSRLPAPIQLIVLHPEGPPVPEFRNCEICGSQMQFWSRHCALCEAARRRRRRNIQILIGSAAIVILALAGLAVQRFAKPEPVQAVALPPAKPLDLTIHAATNIPTATGSHMLIEQPRPRLPKSTNDFRPGIFVLEKRRGSDLVMAVGDLQNDSEYTRTSIRIDLDLLDKFGKRIGTVSDYFTQLGPHQSGHFLATVNDPLALSVRLAYISEDK; the protein is encoded by the coding sequence ATGTATCTTGTCACCGATAACAAATGCACCTGCGCGAACTGCAATGCGGTAATTGATTACTACACCAGCCAGGTCGGGCAGATCGTGGAGTGCCCCGCGTGCGGCGAAAAAAGCCGTTTGCCCGCGCCCATCCAACTCATCGTGCTCCATCCTGAAGGGCCGCCCGTGCCAGAATTCCGCAACTGCGAAATCTGTGGAAGTCAGATGCAATTTTGGAGCCGCCATTGCGCTCTCTGCGAAGCTGCCCGCCGCCGTCGCCGTCGCAACATACAAATACTTATCGGCAGCGCTGCGATTGTGATTCTCGCCTTGGCCGGCTTGGCCGTGCAACGCTTCGCAAAACCGGAGCCAGTCCAGGCCGTCGCCTTGCCGCCCGCCAAGCCCCTGGACCTCACCATTCACGCCGCCACGAACATCCCCACCGCCACCGGTTCGCACATGCTCATCGAGCAACCGCGCCCGCGCCTCCCCAAGTCCACCAACGATTTTCGCCCCGGCATTTTCGTCCTCGAAAAACGCCGCGGCAGCGATCTCGTCATGGCCGTCGGCGATCTCCAAAACGATTCCGAATACACCCGCACCAGCATCCGCATTGACCTCGACCTCCTCGACAAATTTGGCAAACGCATCGGCACCGTCAGCGATTATTTTACCCAACTCGGCCCTCACCAAAGCGGACACTTCCTCGCCACCGTCAACGACCCCCTCGCCCTCAGCGTCCGCCTCGCCTACATCTCCGAAGACAAATAA